A window of Gorilla gorilla gorilla isolate KB3781 chromosome 5, NHGRI_mGorGor1-v2.1_pri, whole genome shotgun sequence genomic DNA:
GAATTCTAAACTCAGCATGGCCACCCACTCggctgtgtgcctcagtttcatctTAAGTCAAACCAGGATCAGATACTGCAGTTGGGGTGATTTTATTAGTCAGAGACTAATTTTATCAGCCAgggccttttctctctctcatgcacATACCTTCTCGGGGAAATCAGGTTGGAGATGAAGATCATCAAGGGCTCCAGTGGCACCCCAAAGCTCAGCTACACAGGGCGTGATGACCGGCACTTTGTACCCATGGGCCTCTACATCGTCAGGACAGTGAATGGTGGGTGAGGAGGGACTGTTCCCgccatcccctcccctctcccctctcctcgcCAGGTGATGGGTCCAGACCCTACCTGAGCCAGAGCGAAGGGCTCCCAGCTAAGGTGGGTAGCAGCCAGGCTGGCATTTCTCTGAGGCATATGTTAGGGGACAGTGTTCCCTGAGCCTCTTCTGTTCTTCCGTGGGCCCTGGGAGTTGGTTAGGCAATAGGGAGAGGAGCTCAACTTGTACACACACACGTGTTGTTCTCATGGCAGGAAAAGGGCCTTCTCAGTAGACAGCAGCAGATCCAGAAAGTCAAGCTTGGTTTCTGTCCATTTGCATCCCCCTTTCTTCAGAGCACTCTGGCTAACAGAGTCCTACATCTGTCAGAGTCCTAGAGATGTTACCCTGATGGAGGGTTGGCAGGACTGGGGTGGGGTCGTTGAGAAGAAGTCATCGCTTAGTCATCCTCCTGGAGCCCCTTTGGGCTGGTGATGAAGGCTGCTGCCTCACGGGCTAttccctgcttgcttttggtgggAGGCAGGAATAGGACCACCAGGAGTGGAGGAAGGCACACGCCTGTCCTCCACAAGTGCTTTGTGTCCCTTCTGGGCTTCATCCCCTCTTCCTCCCATCAGAGCCCTGGACTATGGGATTCAGCAAAAGCTTCAAGAAGAAGTTCTTCTACAACAAGAAAACCAAGGACTCTACTTTTGACCTCCCTGCAGACTCCATTGCCCCATTTCAGTAAGTAGCTTTCCTCCAAGCCTGCCCTCCTTAGGAGCCTCAGATACTCCTGCAGGATGCCAGCCAGCTGTCTTGGGGCACACCCTGGGTCCTGAGACTGTTGCCCATGCAGGGGTTCCCCTGAGCACAGGCCTGAGAATACTTGTGGGGATGGCAGCCCCCTGCAGGTGTGGCTGGACCTGGGTAGAGCTGGTGAGGGAAGCACGATGCCTGGACCTGCTAATGGTTATGGGCCTGGTTGTGAAGGCTCATCTGGGCAGCGTATCCACCCCATGGAGCAGCCACGTTTCGGTGACATTCCAACACTGGCCTGATGGTGGGAACCTGCTGAGGGCCCACAGCCCTGCCCCTTGGCACTCAAGGTCCCAGCTGTCCCTCTTTAGGACCCGGTGTCCATTAGTCAGACTGTTGGTCATAGGCTTCCCCAGCAGCCCTAATGTGCCTGTAATTAGCCACTGACATTTTCTGTCACCACACTACTAATACTGTATATTAGAGAAGCACAGACAGATAAGCCAGGAATATCAGTCATTGTAGGAATCCAGTTGGATGCAATTAGCAGCAACAGCTGTTTGTTGGGAAAAGTTGGTTCTGGGAGGCAGGGGAGTTAGGGCCTACCAGGTACCTTTTGCCTGCTGGGGGAAGAACCTCAACTAAAGTCATTGACAGACCCCTCCGCCCCACACCCTTAAGAACACATGACCCTGTGCCATCTGGGTGCAGTCCTGACCTCTTTCCCATCCCTCTCCTCCCCAGCATTTGCTACTATGGCCGGCTCTTCTGGGAGTGGGGGGATGGCATTCGTGTGCATGACTCCCAGAAGCCCCAGGACCAGGACAAGCTGTCCAAGGAGGACGTCCTCTCCTTCATCCAGATGCACAGGGCCTAAGAGCCTCAGAATGCGCCACCCCTGCAGAATGCCCTGTCATTCCTGAGATGGGGCCACCTGGGGCCCACAGTGCTGGCTTCTTCCCCTTCTTGAAAAGGGACTGGGGAGCATTGCACCTGGCATGAGGTGTGGGTGGCCTCCTCTCCATCCCCTGAAGAGCTCAGGCAGGGCCCTGCAGAGAACACTCATGTTCCTTCTGGGACACCTGCCTGGGAACTTTCCCCTGCCAGGACTCAGCCTGAAGGAAGCTGCTCCTGAGGCAGGTATGAGGTCAGTGCCTAGGGCACGTGGGACTGATGGAGGACATATCAGAGTGGCAGAGCTGTGGGCTCTGCTGTTCTCTCCTGCATCCTGTAGACTCACTTTTCTGAGTTCCATGCACTGCCCTGAGGGTAGCCATGCCCTTGCTTTGCCCAACTTTTTATTGGGCCATCCCTGAGTGGGTGGAGACCTGCTGTCATGAGCTGGCCAGGAGAACCTGCTATAAAATAATCaaggttttgtttctttgaactTACTCTGTTTTGATGCCAAGTTGGAGACCATTTTCTTGTCTCCTTCCCCCACTCATCCTGGCCTTCCCTGGAGTTCTTCCTAGCTCAGAGCTCTGACAGTCCAgcagggtgggaaggagggagtgTGGGCCTCTCGTCCCTGATACCACATTGAGATCCTGGGAGCCCTCTTTTCGTACTGAGTATGGAGTTGTAGAGCCATCCTAGGTGCCATCCCCTTTTGGTCCAAACATTGGGCAGCGCTAGATGGCAGGAAGCAGCCTTGAAGACCCGTCTTTCccccacagcagcaggggccccaGCAGTAACAAAGGGTACCTCCAGGGGTTTGGGTAGCGCTGCCCTCTGGCAGTCATGCACCGCTGTCTGCCATAGCTGCTCTAGGGTCTTGGCAGAATTCTGAGCTGGAAGTGCAGCTCCCTTACtaccctttcccttcctttttcttccctaatAGGAGGTACAGTCTGCTTTTGTTTGTCGTTACGTGGTCACTCCCATTTCCCTTATCTTGGCCGACAACACAAGAGAGGAGGGGGAGCTGGGCAGTagcttggggtgggggtgggcacctgtggttGTTTTTAATGGGAAATAACTCTCAGAGATGTTCATGCAGGCTCCCTAGGGCCCCATCCCagtgccaggctggtttccatgGAGATAGGGCACTGAGGCTCCCGTGAGGTTGGAATCGACTTCACCATGGGGGTCCTTCAGCCAGCATccagctccccacccccaggctggCAGCAGCACTGCTGAGATGCTGTATTTCCACCCAATTCTGGGTATATCAGTGTGTCTTGCAGAATCTTGGATCATTaaagataaacatatttttaatgccTGTGTGGCTCTGTGTTGGGGCTGCTGCTGTTTGTCCTCAGTGCTTTGTGATCTGAGACTGGCTTGGATGAAACAGCTTGAGCCAGAGGTGAAGGGGAGGCAGCTCTACTCAaagcagaggagagaaaagaaggttTGTTTAATCGGAGCCTGTCCAAGCTCTTGGGCCTCTGCAGGGCTCCCAGGGCTGCTGCTTGCTGCTCAAGAGGGGGCTCAAAGAAGAGTTGGGGGAAATTGTGCAGCTCCTGTTACAAGCAGGGACTGCAGAATGAATGAACCCACAGCCCCGGGAGGGCAGAGAGGCACCTTCCCGCCTTACATAAATCACACAGCTCACTCCATGGTGGCACTGTGACAATCCAGGATCAGTCTGTGTGACTAAAATAACAGAGGCGTCAGACCAATTAGTGTCACTAGACttgggggaaagagggagggagagatagaTAGATGGTTTCACTGACCCTAGCCTGCCTCCCCTCCAAGGAGGGCTGGTTCTGCCTGCACGGGGCTGtgcttgggggtgggggatgcaGATGCTGCAGGCACCTCCCTCTCTGTTCCCGGCTGGTTTCTCCACCAGTTAGTCATCGCCCTGGTGCTGGTTGCCTCCCAAAGTCTGCCTTCACTTTGCTGGACTTCCTCACTTTGGCCCCAAGAGTCCTTCGTGTATGGCCTTAGCTCCCTGGGCAACTCCATCCCTTGTTTTTCCTACTTAATTGGTTTCATCTCTGCCATCCACGCCCTTCCTCTGTTCTGCCTTGCTGTAGCCTCCCACCTGCTCCCCTCCTTATTCCTAAGCTAGGAGTTAGAGTTGGGGGGTGGAAGGGTAAGGGAGATGTCTGAGTTTGCTGCTCCTGCCACAACTCCCCCTCTGATCAGCCCCACCCCTACTTCTCACTACAAACCCTACCTGATTTACTGGCCACTGTCACCGTAAGTCTGTCTGGTGATTACCATGACTCTTCCTGCCCACTCgcagcctccccagccttgcCTGCCTGTCGAAGATGGATTAACTCCGCACTCCCCTGGGATCGCCACATGACCACTTCAAGTCCCCAAGCCGCCCTTCGCTGCACAGACTGCATTTTTTCTGCCATAATTACAAGCAATGGCACTGACTGGAGGGCATGAcagtgtgtggtggggggatggACAGGTGGCACAATGTCTGCTGCTCAACCCCAGCAGTGCCCGAGCCCTGGAAGTAACTCCCACTATTTGGCTTGGAAAGTGCTTCCCACTGTCTCCTTACTTCCCACTCTAGCTGGGGGCCTTCTCCTCTATCCTGAATTGTAATCCAGAGCTTTCCCTTGAACATCTCTTCTTCCTTGATTCCTGAGTGCcgcccctgctgctgctgcctcttcCTGCCCCCACCGTCCACCCTCCGCTAGTCAGACCATGACATTTACTCAGCAGACGGGAACAGCTTTGTGTTCTTTATTGCCTCTCCCTTGGGCTAAGGGAGGGGCCAGCACCATGTCCTTCTGGAGACCTGGAACCCCCCAGCAGGCCAGGGAGGCAAGGCCTGGGCCGCCAGGAAGCCATGCTTGAACACTAGGTTGGGAGGGGAACACCCCAGCACCTTGGTCCTTTTGAGGCTTGAAGTGCCTGCTTGGTCCTGACCAAGGGGCCAAGTGGAAGCCTGTGCTGGTTGTGGGGAAGTGCCAGGCTCACATGGTCCAGTAGGCATAGACGAGCGTCAGGAGGATAAAGATGGCCACAGAGAGCAGCATGTTCTTCCGGTTCTCTTGCCGAAGAAACGTCAATTCCTTCTCTGGGAGGAAAGAGGGTGATAGGGATAGGACAGGCAGTTTAGGCCCGTCTGTTCTGCTCTGCCTCTCCAACGAGTGGGTACACACTGCTGAGGGCAGAGACGCACCCTTCCAGCCACCTCCTTACCCATAAAAATGACTCTGCCCTTCTTAATCTGCCCAAATCCTGACACCCTTTGGCTATAGAACCAGCCTGATAAAGTCCCAACGCCCAGTGCTGCTCAACTATGGCTCTTTAAATGTGGTTGAGgttgagggtgaggtgggtgaggAGTCACCAAAAATGCCACACCTGAAAGCCAAGCTAGGAGGTGGTGTGACCGCCAGGTGTCTGCttgcctgtcatggggttggctGTGTGGTGCTCATCCTTCCAGGCATCTCATCCGCCAACCAGAAACTGAGGGCACCTGGGGCCTCCTTGGGCCCGACAGTGGAGGAGGTGCTAGGTGGGGCCGCGTGTTTCCTGAGTGAGTCCCTGCCCTCTGCCGGGTGCCTGCTTGAGCAGAATCTAGGGACGCTAAGATGCAGTTTGTGTCCATGAGGCAGCTGGTCTTGACTCTAGAGGAAATCAGTCCTGCTGCTTTATGGCCACACTTGTATCAAAGTATCCCCTCCAGGTGACACGCAGGTAGGGGGTACTCTGTGAGGGCTAAATTGAGTGGTGGTGTGGTTTTGTGTGAAAACCGCTAAACTTGAAGGGAAACTAATGTCCCATCCCTGTCTGTGCTGGGCAGTGGGAAGAGACACCTGCAGAGCTGCTCTGGGCAGGCCAGACTgagtccagggcccagggtgcacTGGCCCAGACGTGCTGAACTCCAGGCAGGGCTGGTAGATGTGCACTGTGCCTACGGCATTCATCAGACCAGCGCTTCTGGGGGACTCCTTGCCATTAGAACCTTCCTGGGGCTGATTCTTGGCCAGGCCTGGTCCCCCAGGGGAGAACAGAACCGACAAGTCTGAGGAGCACCTGTAGACCGTGGTCCTCCCCAGCCTTTAGCAGGGAGCCCACCAGCCTGCCAGCCGCCCTCTGGCGCCCCGCCGGGCCTGGCCTCTACCTGCCTCTGCCCCCAGCGCCCAGAAGGTGGCGGCATCGCTCCACCCACAGGAGCCCTTGCCGTACCCAAGTGGGAGGTTCGGCTTCCTTTACCCCTCACTTCCACTGCATGGTTTTCCTGGGAGGGTGTggtgggttggggtggggtgggctggggcGTGGGGAGAGCAGACTTCTGATGTCTAGGTGAATGAGTGTCTCCTAGACCTGGCCACGGCCACATCCCTTCATCCCAAAGAGCAGACAGACCCACAGGCCGTCTCATCCTCCCTTAGAACAAAGCAACAAACCCGCTCTCCCGCAGGCTGCTGGGCCTAGCAGGGGTGTCTGCAGCCTCTGGGGGCTGGTTCCCTCCCAAAGAACCCCCTTGCTCCCTGCTCCCTTGTCAGGCCCCTTGGGCTTCTGACCCTTCCTGGTTCTGGGGACTGGAGGCTGGGGCTAGTAACTGAAAGGAACTTTCTTACCGTagttggaggctttgttcattaggctgtttttctccttctccaggGACCTCCTGTGAGGGGAAAGGAGTTTCATGGACCAaacccttttccttttccccaccTGAGGGGCAGCTGGCATGCCAGTTGGCAGGGCTTGGGTCTTGTtcggcggggggtggggggaggtgtgcACTGAAGCTAAGATGTCAGGGACCCAAACCCTCTGCCTCGGGCCTACTTTGGGGGACCCAGGATAGATATAGGGGGTGGGGGCCTGATGGGGAAGGGTGGGGTGGCTGGGCAGGAGCATTACCTGGCCTCTGGGCTCAGCTCCCGGCTGTGGAGTCTGGAGTTCACGGCCTCCAGGTCTCTCCGACACTGGGACAGCTTCTCCTCTAGCCCATCGATCTGAAACAAAGGCCACAGAGAGGTGGGCTGCCGAGGCTTCTAGCTCTCAAAACACTGGGACTGGGAAGCAGGGCCTCCGGGAGTCTCCTTGGACAGGTGTTCCCCCCATTCGTTTAGGCAGGGCAGGGCACCCAGGCCTGTCTTCCCTGGAGTGTCTTTGTTTTGCTGTCCTCTGCCTCCACGTGGTTCAGCTCTGAACTGCACAGGACAGTGGCCTGAGCCACACTGTAAACAGTAGTGGGTGTTGCCCAGGGTCTCACAGCTGTCCCAGCCCTCTGGGCCAAGCACAGGTTGGGGGTGGAGAGGAGCAGCCCCTTGGTCTGTTGTCTCCCCAGCACGATGCCCCAGTTGGGCGCACAACAGGAGCAACCAGAACCCTGAACACGGCACGCACCTGCCCCACGGGCGTATCCTAGAGTGGCGGAGATGCTGTGAAGAAACTGGCTTCCAAACACTCCACACATGTGGGGCCGGGTGATTAGACATCTAGGGGCAACACAGAGGTGTTTTTCTCATTGACATACTTCATCTTAATAACTTAGTAGTCCAAGttgtaaaaatatacatttttctgtgAGAATCAAAAATTACTGAGAAAAATGCTCAAAAAcacctttcttcctctctgactTGGTTCTTAAGCAAAAACTTTACCTACCATCAAGGTAGCAAAATAGTTAAGGTatctgttttttccatttgtttgattAGAGTTTCAGAGAAGTGTTCTTGGGGAAATACTTGAGTTGTGGACAAATGTTTAATAACATACTGGACTGGGTTGTCCAAACCTGGGTCCTGGCACCATGCATTTGGCATTGAAAGTCCATCTCCCTGTGTCTGACTCAGTCTCCAGGTGTTTAGCTGGCCACCTCTCTGGCTGGGGCGAGCCTGGGTGTCAGTGGGTGGAAGGGTTCAGGGGGCTCTGTGACCCTCCCAGCAGCTGACTGAATAGTGCCTCGGAGCCCCATAATGCTCCATTTCCCATCTCTGACTTCACTCATTCTCACCACTTCCCTAGGAGACATGGCAAATAAGACCTCTATTTCACGAATGGAAGAATGGGGGTCCCCCAAATGGAATGACTTTCTGAGAAGTCAGGGTGGGGCACCCCTCTCCTTATCAGTCTCAGCCAGTACTCTGCCCCATTCGCTTCTGGAGTTAGCCCCTGCAGGGTTAGTAATCAATGACTGCAGGTAAGATTCCTGCCTCCCACAATGGCTGGTTAGAGGGTAGCAGGCATTCTGGGGCTGGGTGTCAGGAGAGTTGCATTCCAAGTCTCTGGgccttctgtctctctccctggcCAACACCCATCTCAGCCACTTCCATGTCAGCCACGTTTCCTTCTTCCCGAGGGAGGCCTGGCAATGACACACCATCCACCCCCTGCCCTGCAGCCCCACCATGGCCACCTCCAGCCCCATAAGCAGGGCCCTGTGGGAGAGAGCGACCACAGAGCCTTGAGTTAATTGCCTGGTTAACTGTGTCGTTTCTCTGCTAATGGGCACCCAAAAGGAGGGCTGTTCTGGGAAACAGACCCAGCCAGGAGATGGGGCTGTCCCTGGGGAGGCCAAAGGCCTACCTAGAACCTGTGCAGCAGGGAAATGAACACTGGGAAGCCAGACTCAGGGAAGAGCGGCAGCCCCATGCCAGTGCCTCAGGCCACCATGTGGCCTCCCTtttacagcagcacccccagCACACAGCCCAGCCCCTCAGTACCCTGAGACTCAGATTCCACTCAAGAGCACAAATAAAGCTTAATTCTTGATGCCGTACCTCCTCCACCAGGCTTCCCTGCTGCCCTTGGCTGTGgcaggggggtgggggttggggggcaggggaTGGTGTGCATTCCACCCTCCTTCTCCTGGGAAATTAACCAGTCCTTCCTTCATGAGGCTGAGTATATTCTTTGTTGCCCTTCTGTTTGTGTCCAAACTTTATCTTCCCAAACTCTAGGGGTCTCTAGATGGTGCCAACTGGCAGCCCGTAGGTCAGGTCTAGCCCACAGATTGGCCCATTCCAC
This region includes:
- the CCDC167 gene encoding coiled-coil domain-containing protein 167 — encoded protein: MTKKKRENLGVALEIDGLEEKLSQCRRDLEAVNSRLHSRELSPEARRSLEKEKNSLMNKASNYEKELTFLRQENRKNMLLSVAIFILLTLVYAYWTM